The following are from one region of the Petrotoga mobilis SJ95 genome:
- a CDS encoding carboxymuconolactone decarboxylase family protein — translation MKDSFQKAMDWMKEFSKTNPEQMKSFQNMMEAIEKEEGAVLDKKTKELIAVALSIARNCEWCIACHVKFALEAGATEEEILEAAWVAVLMGGGPALMHAGLVLEALKDLK, via the coding sequence ATGAAAGATAGTTTTCAAAAAGCAATGGACTGGATGAAGGAGTTTTCTAAGACAAACCCAGAGCAAATGAAGAGTTTCCAAAACATGATGGAGGCAATCGAAAAAGAAGAAGGAGCCGTGCTTGATAAAAAAACTAAAGAGCTAATAGCTGTTGCACTTTCTATAGCAAGAAATTGTGAATGGTGCATCGCGTGTCATGTGAAATTTGCGTTAGAAGCAGGTGCCACAGAAGAGGAAATTTTGGAAGCTGCGTGGGTTGCAGTGTTAATGGGTGGAGGTCCAGCTTTAATGCACGCAGGTTTGGTTTTGGAAGCGTTAAAAGACCTAAAATAA
- the yqeH gene encoding ribosome biogenesis GTPase YqeH: MKCEGCGIGIQTEDQEKPGYIPENVLKEKIKNNESVVCQRCFKLKHYNYLLPITINSDFSGELDKVLKDFETVLWVVDVIDFEGTFRKEIAEKIKGKNIFLIVNKIDLLPKSTPYEKLKNWLLLRIKEMGINIRDDHVRMVSVKTGMGIEKTKQLLLQKEKEKALVLGVTNVGKSSFLNRLVEAEITVSAYSGTTLKVLKANVPNTDLQLFDTPGIFTQDRLCDFFDIYTQVKMIPSKKIKIKTFTVNEKNVLFISGLFWLKVLKNGVNNLPPIITVFLPEEISAHRAKEERVNDLLHNREVLFPPYDNNFDFDQIEFERENVKIDKGNDIALPGAGWLSIKRGPLIAEISKPKGLKYVIRKSMK, from the coding sequence ATGAAATGTGAAGGCTGCGGTATAGGAATACAAACAGAAGACCAAGAAAAACCAGGATATATCCCTGAGAATGTTCTCAAAGAAAAAATAAAAAATAACGAATCTGTAGTTTGCCAAAGATGCTTTAAATTAAAGCATTATAATTATTTATTACCTATAACAATAAATTCCGATTTTTCCGGTGAGCTTGACAAGGTTTTAAAAGATTTTGAAACGGTTTTGTGGGTGGTAGATGTAATAGATTTCGAAGGCACATTCAGAAAAGAGATTGCCGAAAAAATAAAAGGGAAGAATATTTTTTTAATCGTCAATAAAATAGATCTTTTACCGAAAAGCACACCCTACGAAAAATTAAAAAATTGGTTGCTCTTGAGAATCAAAGAGATGGGTATAAATATCCGGGATGATCATGTGAGAATGGTCAGCGTTAAAACAGGTATGGGAATAGAAAAAACAAAACAATTGCTTTTGCAAAAAGAGAAAGAAAAGGCATTGGTATTAGGGGTAACCAATGTAGGTAAATCATCTTTTTTAAACAGACTAGTGGAAGCAGAAATAACTGTAAGTGCATATTCTGGAACTACTTTGAAGGTATTAAAAGCAAACGTACCTAACACAGATTTGCAATTATTCGATACCCCTGGCATTTTCACACAAGACAGGTTGTGCGATTTTTTTGATATTTATACTCAAGTTAAGATGATTCCTTCTAAAAAAATTAAAATTAAAACTTTCACGGTGAATGAAAAAAATGTTCTTTTTATCAGCGGATTGTTCTGGTTGAAAGTTTTAAAGAACGGTGTTAACAATTTACCACCTATAATCACTGTTTTTCTTCCAGAAGAGATATCTGCTCATAGAGCAAAAGAAGAAAGAGTTAATGATTTACTTCACAATAGAGAGGTTTTATTCCCTCCTTACGATAATAATTTTGATTTTGATCAAATAGAGTTTGAAAGAGAAAATGTAAAAATTGATAAGGGAAATGATATAGCCCTTCCTGGAGCGGGATGGCTTTCTATAAAAAGAGGTCCCTTAATAGCAGAAATATCAAAACCTAAAGGGCTTAAGTATGTGATAAGAAAATCAATGAAATAG
- the pduL gene encoding phosphate propanoyltransferase, with translation MQLKEPGVVVGVSNRHVHLSQEDLEKLFGKGYELTPLRPLGQPGQYASEECVDLIGPKGSFQKVRILGPVRKESQVEISRTDSFKLGVPPPVRDSGDIEGTPGITIKGPVGEIQLKKGVIIAKRHIHMHPKDAEHYGVKDKDLVSVYCDKEGRRLIFQDVLVRVSEKYALEFHVDIDEANAALLNNGDYVKIIEKF, from the coding sequence TTGCAATTGAAAGAACCTGGAGTAGTTGTTGGGGTATCAAATAGGCATGTACATTTATCACAAGAAGATTTGGAAAAGTTGTTTGGTAAAGGTTATGAATTAACTCCCTTAAGACCATTGGGACAACCGGGGCAATATGCATCTGAAGAATGTGTAGATTTGATAGGACCAAAGGGTTCTTTCCAAAAAGTGAGAATATTAGGTCCTGTAAGAAAGGAGTCACAAGTCGAAATATCTAGAACAGACTCCTTTAAACTTGGAGTACCCCCCCCTGTTAGAGACTCAGGAGATATAGAAGGAACACCAGGGATTACGATAAAAGGACCTGTTGGTGAAATACAATTAAAGAAAGGTGTAATCATTGCCAAAAGGCACATACATATGCACCCAAAGGATGCCGAACATTATGGCGTTAAAGATAAAGACTTAGTTTCAGTATATTGTGATAAAGAAGGAAGAAGACTTATTTTTCAAGATGTTTTGGTCAGAGTCAGTGAAAAATATGCATTAGAGTTTCATGTTGATATCGACGAGGCAAATGCGGCTTTACTCAATAACGGAGATTATGTGAAAATTATAGAAAAATTCTAA
- the ylqF gene encoding ribosome biogenesis GTPase YlqF, producing MWYPGHIEKAKSLIKKHLKLVNAVVEILDARAPYASRAYEEEQLFRNKKRIIILNKKDLCDMKKIKLWEKYYKEKGEDVFSLSLNEFNVKDFFLKYIYPIVPQKFNEKSLMIVGIPNVGKSTFINRLKGKKSAAVGNKPGITRGLQWITVSKDLKVLDTPGVLYPKLFNKDLVNKLILIGSLKAEDTELDEALFYLFDFLKQEYPNILDSVLKDWESCENIVEFIERFSMKRNFIKKGGVPDYERGRNAFLREITEGKYGGITYEIPSDID from the coding sequence ATGTGGTATCCAGGACATATAGAAAAAGCCAAATCTTTGATAAAAAAGCATTTAAAACTTGTTAATGCTGTAGTAGAAATTCTTGACGCAAGGGCTCCGTACGCTAGCAGGGCGTATGAAGAAGAACAGCTTTTTAGGAACAAAAAAAGAATAATTATTCTCAATAAAAAAGACCTTTGCGACATGAAAAAAATCAAGTTGTGGGAGAAGTATTATAAGGAAAAAGGTGAGGATGTTTTTTCACTTAGCCTCAATGAATTCAATGTTAAAGACTTTTTTTTAAAATATATTTATCCCATCGTCCCTCAAAAGTTCAATGAAAAGTCGCTTATGATAGTTGGTATACCAAATGTTGGTAAATCTACCTTTATAAACCGTTTAAAAGGTAAAAAATCTGCTGCAGTTGGAAATAAACCTGGTATAACAAGAGGTTTACAATGGATAACCGTATCGAAGGACTTAAAAGTTCTTGATACACCGGGTGTGTTATATCCAAAACTTTTTAACAAAGATCTTGTTAACAAATTAATTCTAATTGGTTCTCTAAAAGCAGAAGATACGGAATTAGATGAGGCTCTTTTCTACCTTTTTGATTTTTTAAAACAAGAGTATCCTAATATTTTGGATTCAGTTTTAAAAGATTGGGAAAGCTGTGAAAATATAGTTGAGTTCATTGAAAGGTTTTCTATGAAGAGAAATTTTATAAAAAAAGGCGGAGTTCCAGATTACGAAAGGGGAAGAAATGCCTTTCTAAGAGAAATAACCGAAGGGAAATATGGGGGTATAACCTATGAAATACCTTCTGATATTGATTGA